The region CAAGCATGCGTGATCTTGTGATCAGCCCAGATCGCTTCCGGATCATCAAGGAGCGTCTGACCCGTGGTTATAAAAACGCAGAGTACCAGCAGCCTTACTACCAGGTTGGAGACTACACCCGATATTTGACTGCTGAGCGCGGCTGGCTGAACGAGCAATACGccgcggagctggagcacATCGAGGCCGAGGATATCCAACACTTCTTCCCCCAGATTCTGCGTCAAAACCACATCGAGGTCTTGGCCCATGGTAACATCTACAAGGAGGATGCACTGCGAATGACTGACACTGTGGAGTCAACTTTGAAGAGCCGCAATCTGCCAGAGTCCCAGTGGAATGTCAGGCGTAACATGATCATCCCGGCTGGGTCGAACTATACCTACGAGAGGCCTCTTAAGGACCCCGCCAATGTTAACCACTGTATCGAGTATTACCTCTTTATTGGGGACATGCACGATGAAGTCCTACGCGCCAAGCTTTTGCTGTTTGCTCAAATGACTGACGAGCCTGCCTTTGACCAACTGCGAAGCAAGGAGCAGCTGGGGTACGTTGTTTGGAGCGGCGCGCGTTACTCGGCCACCACAATCGGGTACCGTGTGATCATTCAGAGTGAGCGCGCTGCTCAGTACTTGGAATCCCGTATTGAATCTTTCCTCTCCAACTTCGGAAAGACATTGGAGGCGATGCCGGAAGAAGAATTCGAGGGCCACAAGCGTAGCGTCATCAACAAGAGActggagaagctcaagaaCCTGGTTTCCGAGACTTCTCGGTTCTGGACTCACATTGGCTCCGAATACTACGACTTCCTGCAGAGCGAGACCGATGCTGCCCGTGTCCGGGATTTGAGCAAGTCGGACCTCATCGACTTCTATAAGAAGATAATCGAGCCTGAGTCTCCTACCCGAGCCAAGCTTTCAATTCACCTCAAGGCCCAAGCCGGCGCACACGAAGCCGACTCCAAGGAGCAGAAAGAGCAGGGCGCTGAAAGCAAGGAAAGCCCCGAAGACGCTGCTCTTACCAAGGACACCGGGAAGACCGCAAGCCCAACCTATATTACAAATGTTACGGAGTTCAAGGCCCGCCTGGCTGTTAGCAGTGGGCCCAGCCCCATCACGGACCTCACCGAGTTTGAGGATTTTGACGCCAAACTCTAGATTTCTTTGATTAAATACGTGTCATGGTTTAATGCATGATTTGGTTATGGAGGCGGTGATGTAACGGTGTAGTAGGTGGGATATGGACATGAGTTATTTGGGTGGTAGAAATAAAGTCATTGCATATTCTTGTCTGATTCTGTGTATGCCGTTTTTAAACATTTTCTACATTACTGTTAGAGTGAAGGGAGGgtagaataataattcctTAGTATCACTCCACcgaattataaaaaattaacCTGTCAATTGAATTGGAACTGCACAAACCTGATCGGTCTCTAAGAGGACACGGTCCGATGTTTTTGCGACCAGAGCTCCAACACCAATCACAACAACTCAGAGCTCCGGCCGCAACATTATACAGCAACATCCATTCCATGATATCCCTCGAAACCCATTCCGTTTAGTTGCTACTCCTGTGCTGTCCAGATTTACTTGAATATACTGACAGCAATCAAGAtgtcaacaacgacaaccacAGCAATGCAAAGCAGCCACCCGTGCGTTCTTCCCTCCCGTCGTCTCGgtcctcgtccagcttgCTAACATACAAACTCGCAACACCCAGACCTATCGCGCCGAACGACTTCTCAGCAAAACAGCCCGAGACAATCCGCTTATACCCCCTCTCCAACTACACATTCGGCACAAAGGAAACACaaccagaagaagaccccTCCGTGCTCGCCCGCCTAAAGCGCCTCGAAGAACACTATAACCAGCATGGCATGAGACGGACATGCGAGGGGATCCTCGTCTGCCATGAACACAACCACCCGCACGTCCTGATGCTTCAGATTGCGAATGCTTTCTTCAAGCTGTACGTACCCAGTTCCACCTAGCCGTCGCAGATTCCGTATATTGCAAGAACCACTGACtgactggctggctggcgaCTTTGATATACAGACCAGGCGACTACCTCTtccacgaagacgaagaaatTGACGGATTCAAGAAGCGCTTAAACGAGCGTCTTGCGCCCGTGGGCTCACAGTTCTCTGGCGAGGGCGTGAACGAGGACTGGGAAATCGGCGATACACTCGCGCAGTGGTGGAGGCCCAATTTCGAGACCTTCATGTACCCGTTCTTGCCGGGGCATGTTACGCGGCCGAAGGAGTGCAAGAAGCTTTATTTCATCCAGCTTCCAAAGAAGAGTGAGCCTTCCAACAATGGACCCTGGACATTACGCGGGGAAAAAAGTGAACAAAAGTTAATGTGATGTTTTTTTTGTTGCGCAGAGGTCCTCTCAGTCCCGAAGAACATGAAACTCCTCGCTGTGCCGCTCTTCGAGCTATACGATAACAACCAGCGATACGGACCCCAGCTCTCGTCGATACCGCATCTACTGTCCCGGTATAACTTTGAGTTTGTGGATGAGAACGATAATGTTGTGGCTGCTACGCCTGGGACGGGTTCGCCTGAGGACCAGGTCCCTCGTACAAAGGTCCTT is a window of Aspergillus puulaauensis MK2 DNA, chromosome 4, nearly complete sequence DNA encoding:
- a CDS encoding cleavage and polyadenylation specificity factor subunit 5 (COG:A;~EggNog:ENOG410PKIN;~InterPro:IPR016706;~PFAM:PF13869;~go_component: GO:0005849 - mRNA cleavage factor complex [Evidence IEA];~go_function: GO:0003729 - mRNA binding [Evidence IEA];~go_process: GO:0006378 - mRNA polyadenylation [Evidence IEA]) encodes the protein MSTTTTTAMQSSHPPIAPNDFSAKQPETIRLYPLSNYTFGTKETQPEEDPSVLARLKRLEEHYNQHGMRRTCEGILVCHEHNHPHVLMLQIANAFFKLPGDYLFHEDEEIDGFKKRLNERLAPVGSQFSGEGVNEDWEIGDTLAQWWRPNFETFMYPFLPGHVTRPKECKKLYFIQLPKKKVLSVPKNMKLLAVPLFELYDNNQRYGPQLSSIPHLLSRYNFEFVDENDNVVAATPGTGSPEDQVPRTKVLAGSDNKDEDLGMADYNQGAENGGQDQ